The genomic interval aacagagtgtcctctccagtgcgcgaagcctgggtaaagtagatatggaggattgtttcccatgcagcaaatcccccctctccacgtcgctgaaatggtccaatggaaaggcagaggccaatacggttggttccagcagcattgcaggagttgccagaacatgactgtcttcagccatgaactgcctcagggactccagctccggattttgcctcgaggttgactcctgaagccttttccataactggatgtagccacaaggcagtggaggtttgggatcagagttttccttctttcagatgagctgccttcccaggctaacaagtcccatctgcCCGGTGAAGACTTGGAGATCTCAGTGAAAACTAGACCTCAGTGTGGGCCTAATATAAGGTGATAATGGGCTTGCATAATACGGCATTTCTGCATCTAGGTCCTACCTATGTGTATCTGCTTTCCACCCAGAATGGGATTTGGCCACTTTTGAGAGGGCGTAGTTTGTTCCAACATTTCTTCTTCTACCCATCTTGTTTGGCTGCAAAAGAAGACTGCAGAACATTAGGGGCCACTGCTATATTGTAGGGAAGGGGACAGTCCAGGCCCATGTGCATTGTTCTATTTCGTAATGGTGCATTTGTTTTTGAATGATtgaattttgtgtttgttttttcaatAGGATATCATTCTTTTTTAGTTCAAATATCCTTCCCTGCAAGATTAAATAGGTAAGCACAAAGTAGAAAAACTGACCATCTGCTTCacttcaagaaaaaaaatctatcttAAATATTCTCATACACCCCCCTCCATGGGCAGTACACTTGAAGTGAAGAGTACAAATATTGGATGGATTTCCAATCTTTAGATAATAGAACATGACCTTCTTGTCAGAGAATCAGTGGAAAATCTTAGATGGCTCAGAAATTCCAACCCAGAAGCACTCGAAAGGAAGATTATTGAAATACTCCAGATACTGACATTGTCTCGGATGATCTCCGGATTCATATTTCTTTTATCAGGAACAAGCGGGTGTGAGAAATCTCACCTTAATACACACTATTACCATAGCTGTGCCCTTATTATACTATTGTAATCGGGCCCAAACCAAGAGCGGTGATTAACGATGGCAATTTATTGTATCTGAGGAAGGGAGAAAATGGGAGATGTTGTCGTTATCATAAATCATATCATAAATAACCAAAGAGAAGCCCTCAAAAAGCTTGTGTAGTGTCAGCAGTGAGGCACTTCCCAGTGCGTTCGCCCAGGATGGTAGCCATAGAAACCCCAAAGTCATATTGTTATCTTAGTCTTGCTGCAGTTATGTGATACAACCATATTAACATATAGATTAGGCCATTTATAATACTAGGTGTCATTTCAGGTTAGCTTGCTTATATAGCATTTTAGGGCTTGCTCTCTTTTTTTATTGTGCAGAATGTTAGAAAATGCTGCGTTTTCACAGGGCAGTCCTGAGCCATTTATAACCCATCAGTGTCATACGACTGTCAGCCTGCCTAATATACTCCTGTTATTGATTGATTGCAGCATGCAAGTTGTCACTGCCTAATTACCTTGTCTTTGctaataatttcatttttaacaggaaaaaaatgaaatatgtttAAACAAAGAATACAGTGCATATACTTTACTGAGTCATTTGGTCCAAGGATCCTGATTTATGGCTGAGGTGCTGGCAAGCCAGGCTAGTGGAGAGAGGAGCCTGTTGCAAACCTGCTCAGCTTTGCATTTAGTTTCTGAGGCCTTTTGATTCTAAGTGCccacttttttttgtctttgttcCTACGAGGAGACTTTTCAATTTGCAAGTTGCAGACAACCTTGCAGAGTAAAATTTTATGAAGCTCTGTGGTGTCAATTGTCTCCCTCTGACACTTCACCTGCATCTCCACCACAGGCAGTGGCTTCCTCAAAGCAGGTGATCATGACACATATATATTCCATTCAGAGAGTCACCAGAATGAAAGTGATGCCTGCAAGGGGCACACCAAGCACtaatagtcataagaacataagaacagccccactggatcaggccataggcccatctagtccagcttcctgtatctcacagcggcccaccaaatgccccagggagcacaccagataacaagagacctcatcctggtgccctcccctgcatctggcattctgacataacccatttctaaaatcaggatttcTAAAATCCCACTACAAGGGAGTCTGATGGCATCAATTATCTTTCTAAGAAGAAAGCAAAACATGTCAGACTCTGCTGAAAGGTCTTCGCCTGCTTGCTCTATCATCAACTATTATAGCAGTTCTGATTCTGATGGTGTCTCAGGCTTCAGTTTCTGCTAGGGCTCCCATTTTATGAGCCTATCTTGGAGCAATTTCAGTCAATTAACATGTCTGTGCCAGAGACACCATCCTGGACTCTACTCCTGGATCAAACACAGTCATGGTCCATTTCATTTTGAAGGAGAAATTATTGAGATATCTTGATCATTGTTCTTTCCAAGTATAGCTAGGCCTATGTCATCTATACCAAGAACTCAAATGGTCTCGGAGTCAAAGTCTGTTTTTCATTCTGGCAGCAGGATGCCATGTTGTAAACATGTTGTATTTGGAGGAAATTGAAGAATCTAAACATTTTTGTAGAGCTTTGGGATTCTGTCACATCAGATCACTGGAGGATCGCTGTAGTCAAGATTTAACTATGCCATAGAGCAGTGCTTCTTAAAGTATCGGCCACAGACCGGTGCCAGTCCACGTGCCATTGGCTGCCAGTCTGCAGAAAATCTAAGGCACTTGTGAGGGTGGCTGCTTCTCGCATTCTCTTGCCCGGTTCCAACATATCAGTGTCACTAGTTGCACTTGAACTGCAAGAGCAGAGGAGAAAAAGAAGACAGCCCTctgtgtgaggaggaggaagtggtagCGACTGAGGAAGAGGTGCTGGCTTGAGCTCCATCTTTCAACCCAATGCCTTAGAAATAAGGGAGGATGTCTGAGTGCGGGATGTGGCTTTAACTGAGCAAGGAATCTGCAGCATGAGTCTAGTTTCCTGGGTAAAGAAAAGAAGCCAAAGCTGCTCGAAAGGATATCTtacttctttctcttcccccacccatttACATTGGAGTCCTGTTGGTTGGTTGGTCCTTAGTCACAATCCGAAGCTTATTGTATggattaaaaaagcaaaaaacctgCATTCTTCTGAGCTTGATTGCACTTTTTATTACAGGCAGTAGCAGTTTTATCTCCAATTACTTGAAATCTTTGGACTGTATAGGTGTTCGTAAGATGGGCTACAGAGCTTAGTTTTTGTGTGCTGTGATTACTACACAGTATAGAGACACCAAGCTTTGCGCTGAAAGGACCTTACGACTTGCTTTAGCAGTGATATATATAACCGCACTTTTTAGTTTTGGTTTTGATGCTGATGGTGTCATATGTTGCAGTTGGAAGTATCTGGGACTCTATGCACCTGTAGGTGAGCCTCTGGGGCTCAAATTCTaacttgcagcacaagcctctgcatgtctactcagaagtaagttgcattacattcagtggggcttactcccagaaaaatgcaTAGAGGATTTTAGCTTTTGAGCCCAATTCTGTCATTTCTATCTCCCATCAATGCAGCTGctccaaaatggtgaccactgcatcctatggtgaaggGGCAGTTAACAGAGTTCTCCTCTAGTAAAGAGAACAATCATTcctgttacccagggtaagcctcTACAGTGCAGacaggtttactcagacctgCGACAACTGTTTTGCAgttgcaagtccacattgacccaggaaggtggttaGGATATAGGTGGCAGTTAGGTTAGGTGGTGGTTAGGATATAGGATAtatcactcctcccttccccctgaggatgtgaaagaaggctaaatggcagtgattatcaccttctccattcttttcccctcactgcgctcctggtgaagggagagatggttgcctcctagtgaagcctaagtgcctggagagagactgattgcctctgtgcattacaaaaagtcagcaaggctgtttttaaatcacctgagcaaagggacttttttttttacattgatttgctttagtgcctttttggccatccatgtgagttctgggaacggaacccttgcaagTAATGAGACTTAACCTGTAAATGGAATTGGATAAAGTTGACAATGTTAAATACATTTTCAGAAGCACATTTTATAATATTGATAATTATGCCATATCACTTAAGTACATACATACCTATGTACAAACATACTGTTATGTGTGTGCCTGATCATTTGAATCAAAACATTGCTTGTTGGCTATATGAGGTATAGATTCGAGAGGCTAGATAGCATGTTTCACATGAAATGCACAAGCCCATACTCACTCCACTTCTTTGCATATAAGACCCCACCCTAGCAGCCTGCTGTGAGTTACAGTCAAGAAGTTGAATAAAGAGCATCATATGGGTCTCTGCACATTTGTAATTTGGGACCCTTTCTGATCTCACTGATTTGAGAATGTaagaaatacagtgggcccttcctTATACTTGAGTTTAGCATCCATGGGTTTGACTCAACTCAGGTGCCAACCCATGCTGGAGGGCCTCCCAAACGTGACCAGAAGGTGCttttggtcatgtctgggaggtccttgaagTCCTCcctgtggattcaattatctgtggattttggtattaccgggggggggggaacggaaccTAGTATCCAGGGAggcccccatggatactgagggccaactgtaaTACTAtaaattttaataattattttctGTCCTACCCTACTGTATCCCTTATGAGTTAGATAGAGATGATTGAGCAATATACACCTATGCCCAAACAGGCAATCGTTTCCTGCTTCATATGGCACCAATACAGTACTGGTCCTTCACacattggagaaaaaaaatgccattcCCCTGAATCAGATAATTGTGAGAAGTTCTGTCATAGAGTTTACATACTTTCCTCCATTAAGCATCTTCTGCATCACTCACCACTCTCAAGTGCTGAAAGAAATATTAGCAGATGCTGCCATTGAGCCAGTGCCCCTCAGTCAGCATCATCGGAActtctactccagtggttcttgGATGTTTTAGACAGGAACCCACTTTTCATGATGACAATCTGGCcgggacccgccagaagtgatgtcattaacctgaaagtgatgtcatgccctgaagtgacatcatcaagcaggaagtgacatcactgtgataccaatgccggaagtaatgtcattaagcaggaagcgacatcacttccaggttctcacctaggaattCATAAACttcaaaagacaaaagaaaactttccagcacagaaacTTTTCCGAATTCTCTGTCCCATGCTACCATTGTTACCAAGCATTCCACCTGTGAAATTCAATATActtcttgtaatgaggtgtgtgtgaagggtgtgcttgcttccggCTAGTGTTGAGCATGGCATTGACATAGTTTGAATATGTCCATCAGTGTTCAAGGCACCTTGCAAACTAACTAACCTGAAGCCTCCCACAGACCCAGCAAAACCAGACTTGTCTGCACACCTATTAAGACGGGAGTCTTCCATTTCACCTAGCCCTcagatcacccacatgctcagtccactcaccccacttctcccacccctccctgtcctgggtgtctcagtgctttagttttttatttgctgcacatcaaaactttcaccaagtgaatccttCTTTATGGGAGGGAAgatccttttctgagccctgaatcCTCCCTTCCCAAACTTTGTTGCAAGTATCTTTTCAAAGGAGCCCATCTGAGgcaagggggggaaggggcagcttcaaactcccacctgaaattcaatTGGCAGGCTCTGCCCTACTctgccaatacagccatgctCAGTCTCCTCAGGGAGACTTATTTAGCACCACACTGTTGGCTTTCTGAAGACACAGAATGTTTTGCTTCTTCTGGGCCTTTTAAATTGCTCTTTAAATTTAATTGCTGGTTTGATTGTTTTGATTATATTATGTATTGTGATTTTCTTGCTATTAtgtctttttttaaatcaccCTGAAAATATGTATTAATGAATAGAATAGAAATCCATTGAATAAAATACATATTAATACTGATCCCTTCACACTAGAACACCTATGGCTTTTACCAGCCCCATCAATGTTTGAACTGCCTCTTGGAAAACTTCTTAATAAATAGCACTTGATGTGCAACTATCACATAGGAGTGGGAAGGAATAACTGTGGCACAATGCTTTGTGGATATGATCATAACCAATttctggggctggggaaaaagattGTCCAGGCCCTTTGAAATTTGATGAGGGAATTTAAGGCATGTTAAGGTATTTTCCCAACCTGCCTCATGTCTATACTTTGAGGCTGATGCCTatgaatttttaaacattttttcccACTACCATCATTAATTTCTCTTGTAATTCATGTAATTATAGAACATGAGAGCATAATTCATACCCATAATAAATCAGAGAGTGATTGAACCAGATTTGTGGGACCTGCAGCAGCAAACTGGTGGCTCACTCTGTTACTATCAGGTGCCAACTTAGTCAATAGTGATTAGCTTTTGccaacttcttctttttttctttttccctaagAGACAGAAATGTGCATGTCCATCCAAGCAAAACTGAACGTCCAAACACTTTTCTGTTTTTCACAGAAGGCTAAGACTTTATCCTCGAGCAAAGTCTCCACTCTGAACTGGCTGCTCTAAATCCTCTGGGCCTTGGCAAAACCTCAATTTGTTAGCTCATTTTACTTAATTTGTGATGCTGGCACAAATTCACACTTCGGCCCAGGGCTCTTGACAGTTCTAAATCAGGGCATTGACGTTTTTCAAGGAAGGGAAAGAGACATCTCCTCCCAAGACCTGAAAGAAACTCTTCAGAATGAAATTCTTTAAGTTGTATCAAAAGAAGAAGATTTTGCTGTTTCAGAATTTAACTCTTTTTAAGTTAAAATAACAAAGTTTCATGctcacagaaaaaaaattcaaatatttctggaggttttggaatagcactggtAGCATCTGCATGttgcttttaaaaacatcttaaaacatttaaaatgttttaaaagacttttaaaaacatttcacaGGTACCAAACTTCAAACGCAGCTGCATAAAAGAAGGCAGTGTCTCTTATGACATTACCTTTAGTAGTGTGGGAAGTCATTGCACCATATGTGCCTCCCAAATCACTCTTCTAACGTCAGAAAATCTAGGCCACGTGGGAGGAGCTCATAGTGCAGCTTCTTCCCTTGCCAGCATTCTTCCCACACTTCTCAGGAACTGGAGCAGTGCTGACATTGAGGAGGAGCCATATCATTTGTTCTTTTCACATGCCTTAGATCTTCTGGCATTGGGGAAGGAGTCTATGAAAGGGGTCTATGCTGCAGCAGCTCCCGTGTTGCTACAAAAAAATGAAGCAGTTGTTATATAGATAGGTAGATGAAGATGCAgagattatttatttacaaatttatatcccactttaatctcccaagtgggcattcaaagctgcttacaaaaagtcaattaaaacagcaaatataatataaaaaatataaatatttacagTCCCTAGAAAAAAGTATATAATCTAATTAAAAACCAGGACCAAAGAGCAGAAAAACCAGCAAACACTAAAAAGAATGCAAAACCATAAAATGAACGCTTAAAAACTTtaaacattcatttaaaaaaagctAGAACCTCAGAAGGTGAGAGTATAAAGAAATTTCTAAGCCTcactggaaagcctctaaggagggagcagttcataaactgagaggaagggaattccatagaattGGTGCCACTATGAAGAAGGCCGTACTCCTTTCTACCATCCCACCCACCTCCATAGGTAGCAGTACCTTTAAAAGGGCCCTCTCAGATAACCAGAGAGGATaagctggattatatggaagatgGTAGTCTCAAATATCCTTGCCCCAAGCCATTTAGAGCTTTAAAGgccaaaactagcaccttgatttagacctggaaacgaatgggcagccagtgcagccgcaggAGCAGCgacccaacagagtcaaaccctCCCTCCAGCAAGCATgtaggctgccacattctgcactagttatagtttctgaaccatcttcaaacGCAGTCCCATGTAGTGCCCCACATAGAGATTGTGCAACAGTCGCAGAACCAGAAATGGTTCTAGTATTGAAGCATGTTGTTAGCCACACATCTGGACATAAACAAAAAGTACCAACTTTAGGAGACATTTGGATGTCAAATGGCCACTAAACCATTTGGATGACTAAACCATATCACTTTCAGAGGAGTTCGTCTGCAGCCATTTCCTTGGTCCTTTAGCTCACATCCCTCATGACTAGCATCCTTTCTCCAATTATGTTCGATCCCCGTAAGGAATAAGTAGGGGAGCCAGCTCatcactggcacgcactgtcgcaaacatgccataaggcatttttgcTAGTCCGTACCGCAGGCCCAGTGCAGGAGCAAGCCAGTGCTGGGCCCGCATTCCATTACCAGGCAGTCACCCAGACAGCCTGGTgccagagaggtgagtggaggtgtggggggaggcagggaggaggcattctgaggtggatGAAGGCAGGCTAAGAgcaggaggaggcatggtgggggagggagcagggagggaggggaagggactggtggaactctgctccactccaccagatcctgagccctgtgtgggaCTGCAcagtccaacatgggactctccaattctgcggcagctccagaagaatccagtagccccattgcagagctgcttcccttacctgggagaagggaacgaaaatccccttcccctgaggagctgctgccagctgcctggttgcactcaggatgttGCGGTAGccctcaggattggactgcccatttctataatctttatttaattaaatattgTGTTAATTATTGAATGCATTTGTTAAAATCAGTTAATCAGTCTCTGTAGGTTTTTCTGGCGACCTCTTTATAGAAAGTTGGTTTTAAGTATACTAATGATTTTTCAATTTCTTATGTCTCAtaacagaagaggaggaggaacaagtACCAACTGATGGAGGAACATCAGCAGAAGCCATGCAAGTTCCattggaggaggaaggagaaatggAAGAAGATGAGACAATTAATGATGAAAATTACCTAAACAAGAGACCATTAGAAAGTCCCGAATCTGAGGAAATGCTATCTGTGAAGCGGCCAAAACTCTCTAGCATGAAAGGCGATGCTCTGGATGGGGTTTTGGAACCACGTGAACCTCTTAGTTCAATAAATGCCCAGAAGGTACCCCCAATGCTCTCTCCAGTTTGTATTCAAGATAATGCAGATCTAGTTCCTCTCTCTCCAGAACCACCCATACTGGCTCCCATTGCAAAATCACAGTTGCCAATTCCCAAACCATTGGAATCGAAAGCATTTGCAGCTAAAGCAAAGGTGAAAACAAGCTCTCCAGGGCAAAAAACTAAAATGCTGAAAGTGTCGCCAACCCCAGCAACTACTGGAAGCCCCATTCGTTCTCCAAAAACTGGACAGAAAGAGAAGAAATCTCCAGGTCGGGCCAAGAGCCCCAGAAGTCCTAAGAGTCCAAAGATTCCAGTTCATGTTCCTCAGGTAGTAATTAAGCAGGAGATTCCAAGTAGAATCCCAGTAGCGGCATCTAGTGAAAAAGTGGGAAAAGAGATTATTCAAGTAAAACCAGGGCCAACCCCACCTGAGCCAGGGAAACCAAGCACTGAGAATTCAACAAAGAAAGTGGCTGTGATTGACAAGACAATTGATGATTCAATTGATGCTGTAATTGCTCGTGCATGTGCTGAACGGGATCCTGACCCCTTTGAGTTTTCCTCAGGCTCAGAATCAGAGGGAGATGTTTTTACCAGCCCTAAAAGACTCTCTGTATCAGAGACGACAACACCTAAAGCTTCTATTTCAGCCAACAGTAATTTAAATAAATCAGGAggcaccccagttcctccctctggTGGAACGTCGAGTTCAGACATTTCATGGACAATGGACGACTCTATTGATGAGGTCATTCGGAAAGCCAAGATGGGTACTCCTGCAAATCTACCTGCAAACTTCCCTTACTTCTCATCTCCTTCTGCTTCTCCTCCAACTCCAGAGCCTTTGCTCAAAGTTTACGAAGAGAAAACTAAACTGGCCTCATCAGTAGAGGTGAAAAAGAAGTTGAAAAAAGagctgaaaacaaaaatgaagaagaaagagaGGCAGAAGGATAAGGAGAAGAACAAAGAGAAGAGCAAAgacaaggagaaaaaggagaaggatAAAGACAAGGAGGGTGGGAAAGAAGCAAAATTTCCATGGAAAGATCTAATCAGAGATGATGATTTGGATTCCTACAAGTTCAAAATGAAAGACTTTGATGATGACACAAAAATGAAATTAAAGGATGGCAGTACCAAAAAGGAGCGGGAGAAGCATAAAGACAAGAAGAAAGATAAAGAAAAAGggaagaaggacaaagaaaagaaagacaaagataaagttaaaaacaaagaaaagattAAAGCCTCATCAGCACCTCTTGTTCTGCCTTCCAAAGATTTACCTTTGCCCTTATTTAGCACCCCAGCTTCCATGAAGCTCCCACCaatgctgccacccctctcagCAACACTGCCTGACAAACTGTTTGAGGAAAAAGAGAAACcaaaagagaagaagaaagacaaaaaagagaagaaaaagaagaaagagagggagaaggacaaggagaaggaaaaagaaaagaaggagaaggaaaaagaaaaaaaggagagggagaaaaaagagaaagaaaaagagaaacacaAGCATGAGAAGGTAAGACATTGATGGGGAGGGAGGCCTTAGTTCTCAACTTTCTTCACAAGTCCAAGGCCCAAGTTGCTTACAGTCTGAATTTAGACAGCGGGATGAGATGGGGTGAGCAGAGATGCACCAGTTACATAGTTGGGCTTCCCAGAATGTATTGGGAAGGGTTCATATCTTAGTGATGACCCCCAGCTATCTGCATTGCTGAGGGGCATCTGTATTGCCTTGGTGTCCTTTCTTTTAACCTTTTCCCCACTTTCAGTGAGATATTTCTTCTCTCTGTAGAATGGAGTAATTTATGCAAAGTCAAGGGAATTCTGAGAAAGAGGACCAGGGAGAAAACATGATTATGAAGGAAAAGTGTTCCCCAACTGAACATTAGCCACGCTATTGAAGAGGTGAAATCTTTAATGAGAAGAGTATCTCCTGCACCACCCATTTACTcctaaactctctctctctctctctctctctctctctctctctctctctcttcccgtttaaaaacaaaactgcgAGCATTGAGAATAAGAAATCATTCTTTACATCTGTATAATACTCCAGCCACACAGGGAACTATATTTACTAGTGGGAAGCTAGCATATATCAAATATTTTTAGATGGCTGTACCTTTAGGCTGATGAATATCATAACTAACCAGGCATTCTACAGTATTCACATGTTAAGATTTTGCAGTACAGTACCCAGAATTGTACTGCATATAACGTGAACAACTTTCACATGATGAAAATTAATCTAGACAAAATTAAGTTATTGCTGTCTTCCCTTTCCATTCCATAACTAGTTCTTATctagttttttttcctggttctttTAGAACTTGGTATAACACTAGGACTATAACAGAACATAACATATTAAAAGTCTATTATTTATAGTCCTAAACTATATTGTTATACGGGGAAAGCAATATAAGCTTGGACAGATTACATTGACAAAGCTTCCTGTTACCTTGGTGAAAAGTCCCTGTCAAAAGATAAACTTTAAAGCTAGACTGCATGAAAGAGTTCCTAGATAGAATTAAAATTTAAACTGATCACAACagataagcattttttttaaggcGGGGGAAAGAAGTCTACCTCTTTGCTGCAAGTCaggattttgaaaataaatttccCCCCTTTAAATCTCTTGAgtgattttcattttttgcaagGCTGCTCTGCTGGTGTCCTGGAAAAATGGAGAGTTAGAGCTTTATCAGTTGGTGCCCTGAGGTATGTGGCAAAGAAGCTAAATCCTTGAAgattagcaaaaagaaaaaaaaaatgcagcacatgGCAATAAGGGGCTTATATGACTACTAGTATTAGTTCAGGTAAAAGAAGTATTGCTTATACATAAAACTGGACAAATCCACTGACAATGTATTTTTAGTTAGCTACAAAGGAGTCTTGTATTTGCTGGACTTTACCTCTTTGATGGTTTTGGAAGCTTCGTAATCCACTGTAAATGCTCTTCTGCTGGCCTGAATTCTCAGTATTACTCAAGAATTGCAACTCTTTAATTTTAACATGACTTCATGTTCCCTTAACTTCTTTTTTTATCACACATGCACATAAATCTTCATCTAGCCTCCAGTTGTTcttgaaatgtaaaaaaaatcaaGTGACTGTTTGGATCCTTAACATTTCAGGTTGTGACAGTTATCTAGTACGTAATTAGGGTATCCCAAAAGCAGTGCtctaattttttttgggggggggatagctTAATGAAACCCACTTTAACCACATCATGGCCTCCTGTATCTTTCTTTTAAAGTTTAAAGAAGATAAAGTTGACATGTTAAATTTATTTCTTAAAAAGGAATTTTGCTTCATGTTCTTCATACAGTAGCATCTTATGTGACTGAAGAGCATCTTGGAACAAGAGACAGTGTACTGCATTTCAGGGGCTAACTACACCTCAGCAGACTGATGCACAATTTTTCTCCCTATGTTAGTTTGACTTGAACTTCACCTTGTAAAACTGATTGGCAGTAAGTTCATGACTGACAAAAGAAATGGTACTTCTTCACATAGTAACTATGCAGCCATGATTTGTGCTAGCCATTATTATGAACCCACACTGTGGTTCAGAGCAGCAAAACTAACTGTATCGTATTATTGACCTGTGAATTCAGAATGTATTAACTCTGAGAAacttgcaaccagtgtggtttaacagcaCTAAGATAGGAAATAGGATtctggtttttcccccctttgttacaaggtatttaaaggtggaccctggtattaCTGGTGattcaaatcagtggatgccgaaTCATTGGATATCAAGGCCCACCTGTATAGTTTCACACAGTGAAATTAGTGTTAAGTATCTGTCTTGGGGGATTCAGCCTATAAAACAGTGAAATGTGTTCCTTTTAGCAGATCAAAGTTGAACCTGTTGTTCCTGCACCATCTCCTGTGATTCCCAGGCTGACCCTGAGAGTGGGGGCTGGTCAGGACAAGATGTAAGTACAAAGAATTTTTTTGATTGTTGGTTGGGGGACAGCGTCATCCAGATTCTTTACTTCCTGCTTGTGCAAATCCCATTCGGTAAATGGTTTGCTGTTTTATTAACGTTACGAGCTATTAAATCTAGTTGTCTATGGACCTTCAGTTCCTCCATTGTACATCCTCTTGTCAAATCACCGTGTTCTAGAAACTTAGGACCAACCTGCACTTGATGGacaacaagtttttttttcttttactctaatgcaggggtctctaaacttttcggctgaagggctgcatcaaatatctggcatggtgtcgagggccagggaaaaaaattagatatacaatttaaataaatacattagagatggaacttagatgaat from Tiliqua scincoides isolate rTilSci1 chromosome 7, rTilSci1.hap2, whole genome shotgun sequence carries:
- the TAF3 gene encoding transcription initiation factor TFIID subunit 3 isoform X2; this translates as MCESYSRCLLRVSVAQVCQALGWDSVQLSACDLLTDVLQRYLHSLGRGCRRYCELYGRTDPILEDVSEAFKLMGVSLHELEDYILNIEPVTFAHQIPSFPVSKNNVLQFPQPGSNDAEEKKEYIPDYMPPIVSSQEEEEEEQVPTDGGTSAEAMQVPLEEEGEMEEDETINDENYLNKRPLESPESEEMLSVKRPKLSSMKGDALDGVLEPREPLSSINAQKVPPMLSPVCIQDNADLVPLSPEPPILAPIAKSQLPIPKPLESKAFAAKAKVKTSSPGQKTKMLKVSPTPATTGSPIRSPKTGQKEKKSPGRAKSPRSPKSPKIPVHVPQVVIKQEIPSRIPVAASSEKVGKEIIQVKPGPTPPEPGKPSTENSTKKVAVIDKTIDDSIDAVIARACAERDPDPFEFSSGSESEGDVFTSPKRLSVSETTTPKASISANSNLNKSGGTPVPPSGGTSSSDISWTMDDSIDEVIRKAKMGTPANLPANFPYFSSPSASPPTPEPLLKVYEEKTKLASSVEVKKKLKKELKTKMKKKERQKDKEKNKEKSKDKEKKEKDKDKEGGKEAKFPWKDLIRDDDLDSYKFKMKDFDDDTKMKLKDGSTKKEREKHKDKKKDKEKGKKDKEKKDKDKVKNKEKIKASSAPLVLPSKDLPLPLFSTPASMKLPPMLPPLSATLPDKLFEEKEKPKEKKKDKKEKKKKKEREKDKEKEKEKKEKEKEKKEREKKEKEKEKHKHEKIKVEPVVPAPSPVIPRLTLRVGAGQDKIVISKVVSAPETKPSTLLARPKTPPPLPSPAPPAPVHITPPAPPGVPALPPATISPSLIPPLSPAISATGGSKAPVRSVVTETVSNYVIRDEWGNKIWICPGCEKPDDGSPMIGCDDCDDWYHWPCVGITAAPPEEMQWFCSRCASKKKDKKHKKWKHKAH
- the TAF3 gene encoding transcription initiation factor TFIID subunit 3 isoform X1, whose amino-acid sequence is MCESYSRCLLRVSVAQVCQALGWDSVQLSACDLLTDVLQRYLHSLGRGCRRYCELYGRTDPILEDVSEAFKLMGVSLHELEDYILNIEPVTFAHQIPSFPVSKNNVLQFPQPGSNDAEEKKEYIPDYMPPIVSSQEEEEEEQVPTDGGTSAEAMQVPLEEEGEMEEDETINDENYLNKRPLESPESEEMLSVKRPKLSSMKGDALDGVLEPREPLSSINAQKVPPMLSPVCIQDNADLVPLSPEPPILAPIAKSQLPIPKPLESKAFAAKAKVKTSSPGQKTKMLKVSPTPATTGSPIRSPKTGQKEKKSPGRAKSPRSPKSPKIPVHVPQVVIKQEIPSRIPVAASSEKVGKEIIQVKPGPTPPEPGKPSTENSTKKVAVIDKTIDDSIDAVIARACAERDPDPFEFSSGSESEGDVFTSPKRLSVSETTTPKASISANSNLNKSGGTPVPPSGGTSSSDISWTMDDSIDEVIRKAKMGTPANLPANFPYFSSPSASPPTPEPLLKVYEEKTKLASSVEVKKKLKKELKTKMKKKERQKDKEKNKEKSKDKEKKEKDKDKEGGKEAKFPWKDLIRDDDLDSYKFKMKDFDDDTKMKLKDGSTKKEREKHKDKKKDKEKGKKDKEKKDKDKVKNKEKIKASSAPLVLPSKDLPLPLFSTPASMKLPPMLPPLSATLPDKLFEEKEKPKEKKKDKKEKKKKKEREKDKEKEKEKKEKEKEKKEREKKEKEKEKHKHEKQIKVEPVVPAPSPVIPRLTLRVGAGQDKIVISKVVSAPETKPSTLLARPKTPPPLPSPAPPAPVHITPPAPPGVPALPPATISPSLIPPLSPAISATGGSKAPVRSVVTETVSNYVIRDEWGNKIWICPGCEKPDDGSPMIGCDDCDDWYHWPCVGITAAPPEEMQWFCSRCASKKKDKKHKKWKHKAH